The Poseidonibacter lekithochrous region CTTAGATTAGATGAAAATCAAATCATCGGTTTCTTTGGTCCAAATGGTAGTGGTAAATCAACACTATTTTCATTACTTTCTTTTGTAGATAAACCTAGCTTTGGAGAAATCTCTTTTAATGGTTTGTGCAATAAAAAAATGGATTTAGAGACTAGACAAAGTGTAGTGATGGTACCTCAAAATCCTTACCTTTTAAAACGAACAGTTTATGAAAATGTATCTTATGGTTTGAAGCTTCGAAAACAAACTGATAATTTAGATGCAAAAGTGTTGGAAGCTTTGGCTTTAGTGGGGCTTGATAGTTCATTTTCTCAGAGGAAATGGAGTCAGTTATCTGGTGGTGAGGCTCAAAGAGTAGCTCTTGCTGCAAGACTAATACTAAAACCAAAGGTTCTAATCTTAGATGAACCAACAAGTGGTGTAGATACAAACTCAGCACAACTAATCAAAGAAGCAATTCTTTGTGCAAAACAAAAATACAATACTACAATCTTTATCTCAAGTCACGACCATAACTGGCTAAATCACATCTGTGATAGAAGGGTAGCACTGTTTCAAGGAAACTTGGTTGAGAGTGGAAGTGTAAACTTACTTTTCGCACCTTGGGAGAAAAATAGTGAGGGAAATCTTGTAAAAGTATTCATGGATGGACAAAGATTGGTTATTCCCAATAGTGAAGAAAAAAAACGTGATTCTGTTGTAATGATAAATAGTGATGATATTATTATCTGTAGAGAAAACTGCGAACATATGAAAAACGAAAATACACTAATTGGTGAAGTACAATCTATAAGACAACAACCATCAGGAAATCATCTACTAATAGAGTTTTCAGTAGGGGGAGTGAGCTTCAGCTCTAGGCTAACAAGAGAAGAGATGCAAAAGCAAACTCTTCTTCCTGGGGATAAGATTCATGTGAATATTGATACGTGTGGGGTTTGTTGGATTTAGATTTATTTAAATAATTGACTATGAGTTCCAAGTCTTTGTAAATATAAAACATCATCGATAACAGTATATATTAGTAACATATCCCCACCTAGATGAAATTCTCTCATACCTTTATAATCACCAAGTAAGGCATGATCTCTAGATTCACTTGGTAATTCCTTACCTTGTAGTATGCATGATAAATACTTAATTCTCTTAGTATATTGTTCATCAGTAAGTTTTACTTTTATCTCATCTTTTCTAAAATATTTATGTCTTTTTAGAAGCATTATTTATTTAAATCCTCTAATCTTATATCTTCATAGTTTTCACCAGTTTCTATATCTTTCATAGTTTCTAATGTCATATCATTTGGAATTTTAACTTCAAAAGGTAAACCTCTATTAAATACAGATTGAGCTAAAAACATATTAACTGCTTCACTAAGACTTAATCCATAGTGTTTATATATTTCTTTTGCTTGCTCTTTTAAATTTGTATCTAAATAAACATTTGTTCTTGATTTTTCTACTACCATAACAAAGCCTTTTTAATTTATTATAACACAAAGATTGTGTTTTGTAAAGTTACTGTGTTTTTAGTTTCCCTAATATAAAATACTTATTCCTTGTCTTACTTTTCAAAATGAAAGTCATCATCTACAATCTCTTTAATCATTGTTTTTATTTCTTCTTTTGATTCAGATTTTGAAAGAAAATATATCTGTAAGTTTACTTTTTTTAATTTATTATAGTTCATGAAACATATAGTAATAATTTTTAGTTTTGTATATACATTTAATTTTGAGTTTGATTGAAAATTATCTATAAAAACAAAGATAGTTTCATATTTAAATATTAATATCAATATATAGTAAAATGGTAGATAAAATACTGTTAATAAAAATGGTAAAAAGAACTTTTTAACTAAATCAATCAATACAATATTTTGGTAATTATCATGGATACTATCTATTGTTAAATAAGTAACTAATATTACAAAAAAAGCTAATATAAAACTTATAAAGTTTTCTGCAGATTCAGTATTTTTATCTTTCTCTTGATATTGCATAACTATTTGAATTAATATTAAAAAAGTGACTATCGTAGTCATGATAAATTCAAAAATGAAATTAAAAGTATAAAGATTAACTATAAATTGATAAACTACAAAAAACTTTAAATTATCCATTAAGATTGTTTTAACAAAATGCTCTTTGTTTATTAAGTCCTGATGTTTAATTATTAATATAAAAGCGGTAATTATCCATAGTATGGTATCTTTGAGATATGAAGTATTCCAATAAAAGAAATTACTTAAGATAATAATTTCAATAAAAATATAAAATAAAAGATATAGTATTATTACTAATATCTCTTTTTTGAAAAATGATTGAATTAATGTATGTATAGAATCAAATAGACTCTGTCTATCATCAGCTTTATAAAAAATATAAAGTATTACCATTGTAAATAATAATATTGATGATAGTTCTCTATTGTTAAATATTTCAGTCAATTTCTTATATTATTCCAAGATGATATTAATCAAGTTTTCTAGCAACCCATTGAGTATGTTCTCTTGAGAATGCATTTTCGCTATTTAATACAAAATCAGAAAGCTCTTTTTCATCTTTTATATATGAAGATTCACCTTTTATAATAGTAATTTCATGAGCAGTTAAAGTATAAGAGGAAACAAGTTCATTATGTTTTTTTGCTTGTATCCATGTAAATACAGCAGTTGCCATAGTAGCAATTACATCAACAGGAAGACTTAATTCAGGGTCTTTAATTCTAAATAATAAAAATCCAATGGCAAGAACATGTAATAAAATTGATACTATAAACCAAAACTTTGCTTTCTTTTTATTATAATTAGCTTTTTTACTATACCATTTGGATTGATCTAAAATTCTTTGTTTTGTGTATATCTCTAACCTATCTTCAAAACTCAACTTTCTAATTTTTTTCATAGTTTCAGAAATAGGTTCATTCGGTGTTTCATCATCATGTATTGTTTTAGATAAGTTTTTATTTTGGTCTAAGATACTTTTTAAATCACCCATAAACTCTTTAGAAACTATTTGAATATCAACATTATCAAGATATGGTTCGGCACGCATACACCATCTCCAAGACCTAGTTTTAACAGATTCTGCTACAGCTCGGCCATTATACCATTGATCATCAGGTTTAAAATATTTTAATGCAATTAAAATACCAAGTGTAATAAAAAAGAAACTAGCAGATATGATCGCTCCCATAGCATCTTTAGGAAAATAAAAAGATACACTAACTGCAATAATTACTAGAAATAAATATGCTCCAAGGCTTAAAAAATAATTTTTTTGAGAACTACTTGACGCATCACTTGCAAGTTTATGTAATCCAGGAAGTGTCTTACTGTTTAACTCTAAATCCATTATGAATGTGTTCTTATTGCATTAATAATACTGCTTCTATTCCATCCTACTGGTTCACATATTGATGCATCTCGAACACTTTTGGGCACTCTTTCTTGACCCCAAGGTTTTA contains the following coding sequences:
- a CDS encoding energy-coupling factor ABC transporter ATP-binding protein; protein product: MMNSLYELNNIEQHYDGRKVLNIENLRLDENQIIGFFGPNGSGKSTLFSLLSFVDKPSFGEISFNGLCNKKMDLETRQSVVMVPQNPYLLKRTVYENVSYGLKLRKQTDNLDAKVLEALALVGLDSSFSQRKWSQLSGGEAQRVALAARLILKPKVLILDEPTSGVDTNSAQLIKEAILCAKQKYNTTIFISSHDHNWLNHICDRRVALFQGNLVESGSVNLLFAPWEKNSEGNLVKVFMDGQRLVIPNSEEKKRDSVVMINSDDIIICRENCEHMKNENTLIGEVQSIRQQPSGNHLLIEFSVGGVSFSSRLTREEMQKQTLLPGDKIHVNIDTCGVCWI
- a CDS encoding type II toxin-antitoxin system YafQ family toxin, whose translation is MLLKRHKYFRKDEIKVKLTDEQYTKRIKYLSCILQGKELPSESRDHALLGDYKGMREFHLGGDMLLIYTVIDDVLYLQRLGTHSQLFK
- a CDS encoding type II toxin-antitoxin system RelB/DinJ family antitoxin; amino-acid sequence: MVVEKSRTNVYLDTNLKEQAKEIYKHYGLSLSEAVNMFLAQSVFNRGLPFEVKIPNDMTLETMKDIETGENYEDIRLEDLNK
- a CDS encoding DUF4231 domain-containing protein, encoding MDLELNSKTLPGLHKLASDASSSSQKNYFLSLGAYLFLVIIAVSVSFYFPKDAMGAIISASFFFITLGILIALKYFKPDDQWYNGRAVAESVKTRSWRWCMRAEPYLDNVDIQIVSKEFMGDLKSILDQNKNLSKTIHDDETPNEPISETMKKIRKLSFEDRLEIYTKQRILDQSKWYSKKANYNKKKAKFWFIVSILLHVLAIGFLLFRIKDPELSLPVDVIATMATAVFTWIQAKKHNELVSSYTLTAHEITIIKGESSYIKDEKELSDFVLNSENAFSREHTQWVARKLD